A window of Gouania willdenowi chromosome 12, fGouWil2.1, whole genome shotgun sequence contains these coding sequences:
- the tjp2a gene encoding tight junction protein ZO-2a isoform X2 — MMNPVMEETVWEQYTVTLQRDPKMGFGIAVSGGRDNPNEDSGETSIVVSDVLPGGPADGMLFESDRVIQVNAIPMEGALHSFAVQTLRKCGKVAKITVKRPRKVPVNMMNRPPSPDDRVFNNDDYNYDQDRRSVYSGRSEGRDHSLERRGGSYMDSGYHTRERDYDRDHERGRSSNLSPDRQYRRDGSRGRMLDREHSPERRYRSDHGLNRDPSPGRRPRDLSPDRRYRSERALDRDHSPDRRYKSERMLDRAHSPDLRYGRDSPGRGHGPRDHSFDRGRERASSNPRKYEEPMKRSGSRDRLDRSPSPAAPIPLPRPARDLEPLEKPVNVLLLKNRPNEEYGLRLGSQLFIKEMTSTGLANRDGNLQEGDIILKINGTVTENLSLSDAGKLIEKSRGKLQLVVQRDRRQVLIRVPPMVDSDSELDDISEIESYRSYSPQDDRRGHPSDLSSHSSNERLRDKPREDPPNRLAKMGAMPTPFRGADRGVEDTPTSQAEREEPRSETPPAPVAVATKVLAPPKVPLKPSLEDQEVYGPNTIMVRFQKGDSVGLRLAGGNDVGIFIAGVQEDSAAEKEGLRTGDQIVKVNSEDFRGMVREDAVLYLLEVPKGEDVTILAQSKPEVYNDILASGRGDSFYIRTHFEYEKESPQSLPFSRGEIFKVTDTLYDGKLGSWLAIRTGKDNSLLEKGIIPAKSRAEQMANVQNLARASGNDRGDFWRLRGQRAAKKKDLRKSREDLSAAPVTTRFPAYERVVLREAGFKRPVVIFGPISDVVNEKLANDIPDDFVLAKTEPKDAGSEKSSGVVRLNTIRHIIEQDRHALLDVTPKAVDTLNYTQWYPIVIFLNPDSKQGVKTMRNRLIPGSSRSARKLYEQAVKLRKTCSHLFTASIDLHSANDAWYGSVKDSIQEQQDRAVWVCEGKLDGSEEDLDLHDDRMSYLSAMSADYLSMDSRLTSDYEDTADEGGAYTDNELDETLDDPHPVSAISRSSEPVMPDERLHPEPRARMKRSGSREVLTREPSPPPSFVPEPPQVRGQTRTESTRSYESHSSSTISSSDAVGGTKPMPPPIANKPAMGRLNPSSEEPSPGQQEQEDPSNKSFLGKIKAFEKMDHLARAQRLLELQEAENARLEIAQKHPDIYAVPVKLPKPNLNRPQPIGSSSNPEPQTRTPSYSEDNEAEYRRQLSEQNKKGYYNPQKYKDTEL; from the exons AACCCGGTCATGGAGGAGACGGTGTGGGAGCAGTACACAGTGACCCTGCAGAGG GATCCTAAAATGGGTTTTGGCATTGCCGTGTCGGGGGGTCGAGACAACCCCAACGAGGACAGCGGAGAGACATCCATCGTGGTGTCAGACGTCCTGCCAGGTGGACCTGCTGATGGGATGCTGTT TGAAAGTGACCGAGTCATTCAAGTGAATGCTATTCCTATGGAGGGAGCCCTCCACTCGTTCGCCGTGCAGACGCTCAGAAAATGTGGCAAAGTTGCCAAAATT acgGTGAAGCGACCCCGAAAGGTTCCCGTTAATATGATGAACCGTCCGCCGTCCCCTGACGACAGGGTCTTCAACAATGATGATTACAACTATGATCAGGATCGGCGCAGCGTGTACAGCGGTCGGAGCGAAGGCCGAGACCACAGCCTGGAGCGCCGCGGGGGCAGCTACATGGACTCTGGCTACCACACACGTGAGCGTGACTACGACAGGGACCACGAGCGCGGCCGGAGCTCCAACCTCAGCCCAGACCGCCAGTACCGGCGGGACGGCAGCAGGGGACGCATGCTGGACCGGGAGCACAGCCCCGAGCGCCGATATCGGAGCGACCACGGGCTGAACCGAGACCCCAGCCCGGGGCGTCGGCCACGCGACCTCAGCCCCGACCGACGCTATCGTAGCGAGCGAGCCCTGGACCGAGACCACAGCCCGGACCGACGCTACAAGAGCGAGCGGATGCTGGACCGCGCACACAGCCCCGATCTGCGCTACGGCCGCGACAGTCCAGGACGGGGACACGGACCTCGAGACCACAGCTTCGACCGAGGACGGGAACGCGCCTCCAGCAACCCCAGGAAGTACGAGGAGCCCATGAAGCGCAGCGGTAGCCGGGATCGCCTGGACCGCTCCCCATCACCTGCTGCACCCATCCCTCTGCCCCGCCCAGCCCGGGACCTGGAGCCGCTGGAGAAGCCTGTGAACGTTCTGCTGCTGAAGAACCGACCCAACGAAG AATATGGCCTCCGTCTGGGCAGCCAGCTCTTCATCAAAGAAATGACCAGCACGGGTCTCGCCAACCGAGATGGAAACCTGCAGGAGGGCGACATCATCCTGAAG ATCAACGGTACTGTGACGGAGAACCTGTCTCTGAGCGACGCTGGGAAGCTGATCGAGAAGTCTCGTGGGAAGCTGCAGCTGGTGGTGCAGAGGGACCGGCGCCAGGTGCTGATCCGAGTCCCGCCCATGGTGGACAGCGACTCTGAGCTCGATG ATATCTCAGAGATCGAGTCGTACCGCTCCTACTCCCCACAGGATGACAGGCGGGGCCACCCCTCAGACCTCTCCTCACATTCCTCCAATGAGAGACTGCGGGACAAGCCCAG AGAGGATCCACCAAACAGGCTGGCCAAGATGGGCGCCATGCCGACGCCGTTCAGAGGGGCGGACAGAGGCGTCGAGGACACGCCCACTTCCCAGGCGGAGAGGGAGGAGCCACGATCCGAGACGCCACCTG CTCCTGTCGCCGTGGCGACGAAAGTCCTCGCTCCTCCGAAGGTCCCGCTGAAGCCAAGTCTGGAGGACCAGGAGGTTTACGG GCCGAACACGATAATGGTGCGTTTCCAGAAAGGCGACAGCGTGGGCCTCCGACTGGCTGGAGGGAACGACGTGGGCATCTTCATCGCTGGCGTTCAGGAGGACAGCGCAGCGGAGAAGGAAGGCCTGCGTACAGGAGATCAGATCGTGAAG GTGAACAGTGAGGATTTTAGAGGAATGGTGCGTGAAGATGCTGTTCTTTACCTTCTGGAGGTTCCCAAAGGAGAGGACGTAACCATTCTGGCACAAAGCAAACCTGAAG TGTACAATGACATCTTGGCGTCGGGCAGAGGCGACTCTTTCTACATCAGGACTCACTTTGAGTACGAGAAGGAGTCACCACAGAGCCTGCCTTTCTCCAGGGGGGAAATCTTTAAAGTGACGGACACGCTCTACGACGGTAAGCTGGGCAGCTGGCTCGCCATCCGTACGGGCAAAGACAACTCACTGCTGGAGAAAGGAATCATCCCGGCCAAGAGCAG AGCCGAGCAGATGGCCAACGTGCAGAATCTGGCTCGGGCATCAGGCAACGACAGGGGAGACTTCTGGAGACTCAGAGGTCAAAGGGCAGCGAAGAAGAAAGATCTGCGTAAAAGCAGAGAAGACCTGAGTGCCGCACCCGTCACCACGCGCTTCCCGGCTTATGAGAGAGTGGTGTTACGTGAAG CTGGTTTCAAGAGACCCGTCGTGATCTTTGGACCCATTTCTGACGTGGTCAACGAGAAACTGGCCAACGACATTCCAGACGACTTTGTCCTTGCGA AAACTGAGCCAAAGGACGCAGGAAGTGAGAAATCATCAGGTGTAGTGAGACTGAACACCATCAGACACATCATTGAACAG GACCGTCATGCGCTGCTGGACGTCACACCCAAAGCCGTGGACACGCTGAACTACACCCAGTGGTATCCCATCGTCATCTTCCTCAACCCGGACAGCAAGCAGGGGGTAAAGACCATGAGGAACCGCCTCATACCCGGGTCCAGCCGCAGCGCACGCAAACTCTACGAGCAGGCGGTGAAACTCAGGAAGACCTGCTCACACCTCTTCACGg CGAGCATCGACCTGCACTCAGCCAACGACGCGTGGTATGGCAGCGTGAAGGATTCCATCCAGGAGCAGCAGGACAGAGCGGTTTGGGTGTGTGAGGGCAAG CTGGACGGCTCGGAGGAAGACCTGGATCTCCATGACGACCGGATGTCGTACCTTTCTGCGATGAGCGCCGACTACCTGAGCATGGACAGCCGTCTGACCAGCGACTACGAGGACACGGCCGACGAGGGCGGGGCTTACACCGACAACGAGCTGGACGAGACTCTGGACGACCCCCACCCCGTGTCGGCCATCAGTCGGTCGTCAGAGCCCGTGATGCCAGacgag aggCTTCACCCTGAACCCCGGGCTCGTATGAAGAGGTCAGGTAGCAGAGAGGTGTTGACCAGAGAGCCCAGCCCCCCTCCCTCCTTTGTCCCTGAGCCCCCACAG GTTCGAGGACAAACACGGACCGAGTCCACACGTAGCTATGAGTCTCATTCCAGCAGCACCATCAGCAGCAGCGACGCAGTGGGCGGGACCAAACCTATGCCCCCGCCCATCGCCAACAAACCCGCCATGGGGCGCCTGAACCCATCCTCAGAGGAGCCGAGCCCCGGGCAGCAGGAACAGGAGGATCCGTCCAACAAGTCCTTCCTGGGAAAG ATTAAAGCCTTTGAGAAGATGGACCATCTGGCTCGAGCCCAGAGGCTCCTGGAGCTGCAGGAGGCGGAGAACGCTCGA ctggaaATTGCACAGAAGCATCCAGATATTTACGCCGTCCCAGTCAAGCTGCCAAAGCCCAACCTGAATCGCCCGCAGCCAATCGG TTCCAGCTCCAACCCAGAGCCACAGACCCGCACTCCGTCGTACTCCGAGGACAACGAGGCCGAGTACCGCCGACAGCTGTCTGAGCAGAACAAGAAAGGCTACTACAACCCCCAGAAATACAAGGACACGGAGCTGTAG